Proteins from a genomic interval of Clostridium scatologenes:
- a CDS encoding MarR family winged helix-turn-helix transcriptional regulator, with protein MNRRINVLNELLVDTFNDILEIEQKALQSGVFKDLSVTEIHTIEAIGMYKPRTMTEVAVELNITLGTLTTAIGHLVRKGYVERKRSEQDRRIVFIRLNKRGKLAYRIHGKFHHDMVKQAIEGLNEEEEEILIKSLEKLNVFFKSKYNLKNSYKEKINE; from the coding sequence TTGAATAGGAGAATAAATGTTTTGAACGAACTTTTAGTAGATACTTTTAATGATATACTAGAAATAGAACAAAAAGCTCTTCAGTCTGGTGTTTTTAAGGATTTATCTGTTACAGAAATTCATACTATTGAGGCCATAGGAATGTATAAGCCTAGAACTATGACAGAAGTAGCAGTTGAATTAAATATAACTTTAGGTACGCTAACGACAGCTATAGGTCACTTAGTTAGAAAGGGTTATGTTGAAAGAAAAAGAAGTGAACAGGATAGAAGAATAGTTTTTATTAGATTAAATAAAAGAGGAAAATTAGCTTATAGAATTCATGGGAAATTTCATCATGATATGGTGAAACAAGCAATAGAAGGACTTAATGAAGAAGAAGAAGAAATTTTGATTAAATCCTTAGAAAAGCTTAATGTTTTTTTTAAATCTAAGTATAATTTAAAAAATAGCTATAAGGAGAAAATTAATGAATAA
- a CDS encoding beta-ketoacyl-ACP synthase III — MNKVQIIGTGSYVPPKIVTNDDLSCIVDTSDEWISSRTGIKERRISQGEDTSEMSSKAALKALEASKVKPEEIDLIIVATATPDNFIPSTACLVQKNILAVNATCFDISAACSGFVYGINIATQFIRTGSVKKVLVIGAETLSKVLNWKDRSTCVLFGDGAAAAVLSESDRESILAICSGSDGSKGQYLVSKAVPVVNPYIDKKDIDVNANSYVEMNGREIFKFAVKTILQSTEELLEKINCSMDEIKYIVLHQANYRIIEFAAKKLGVSEDKFYVNLDKFGNTSAATIGIALDEMNQKNLLKKGDKILLIGFGGGLTYGGIAIEW; from the coding sequence ATGAATAAGGTACAAATTATAGGTACAGGAAGTTATGTACCACCCAAAATTGTAACTAATGACGATTTATCTTGTATTGTAGATACAAGTGATGAATGGATAAGTAGTAGAACAGGTATAAAAGAGAGAAGAATATCTCAAGGTGAGGATACTTCAGAAATGTCATCTAAAGCAGCTTTAAAAGCGCTAGAGGCATCAAAAGTAAAACCAGAAGAGATTGATTTAATTATTGTGGCTACAGCCACCCCAGATAATTTTATTCCTTCTACAGCATGTTTAGTTCAGAAAAACATATTAGCAGTAAATGCTACTTGTTTTGATATATCAGCAGCTTGTTCTGGATTTGTTTATGGAATTAATATAGCTACTCAATTTATAAGAACAGGAAGTGTAAAGAAGGTTTTAGTTATAGGAGCAGAAACACTTTCCAAAGTATTAAATTGGAAAGATAGAAGCACTTGTGTATTATTTGGTGATGGAGCAGCAGCTGCTGTATTAAGTGAGTCAGATAGAGAAAGTATCTTAGCTATATGTAGTGGATCTGACGGTAGCAAAGGTCAGTATCTAGTTTCAAAAGCTGTACCAGTTGTAAATCCATATATTGATAAAAAAGATATAGATGTTAATGCAAATAGTTATGTAGAAATGAATGGTAGAGAGATATTTAAATTTGCAGTTAAAACTATATTGCAATCAACAGAAGAACTTTTAGAAAAGATAAATTGTTCAATGGATGAAATAAAATATATAGTTCTTCACCAAGCAAATTATAGAATAATAGAATTTGCAGCTAAAAAATTAGGAGTAAGTGAAGACAAATTTTATGTTAATCTAGACAAGTTTGGTAATACTTCTGCAGCTACCATTGGAATTGCTTTAGATGAAATGAATCAGAAAAACTTATTAAAAAAAGGAGATAAAATTTTACTTATAGGTTTTGGCGGTGGGCTCACCTATGGAGGAATAGCAATTGAATGGTAG
- a CDS encoding acyl carrier protein — MVFDKIKKIIQEQLGIHQDKITMDTSFEELGVDSLEFFQIIIEIEEQFEVQIEDTEAITTVSEAVRFVEEKQKECNAIKNY, encoded by the coding sequence ATGGTATTTGACAAAATAAAAAAGATAATACAGGAACAGCTGGGAATACATCAAGATAAAATTACAATGGATACGTCTTTTGAGGAATTAGGAGTAGATTCATTGGAGTTTTTTCAAATAATAATAGAAATAGAGGAACAATTTGAAGTACAGATAGAAGATACAGAAGCTATAACAACTGTAAGTGAAGCTGTAAGGTTTGTTGAAGAAAAACAAAAGGAATGTAATGCAATAAAAAATTATTGA
- the fabK gene encoding enoyl-[acyl-carrier-protein] reductase FabK produces MINSKFAQMVKIKYPIIQGGMARIADSSLAAAVSNAGGLGIITGNAPVEWVREEIRKAKKLTDKPFGVNIMLLGETAEAVAKMVCEEGVKVVTTGAGNPGKYIDMWKEYDIKVIPVVASVALAKRMERAGVDAVIAEGCESGGHVGELTTMALVPQVVDAVSIPVIAAGGIGDGRGVAAAFMLGVDGIQVGTRFLVAHECIVPESYKQKVLNAKDIDTQVTGRPTGHPVRVLRNKLTRQFQLLEKEGAPLEKYEELGRGALSRAVVDGDVDNGSVMAGQISGLVCKEQSCEEIIQEMFSEAEKHISRVEKMFGIE; encoded by the coding sequence ATGATTAATTCCAAATTTGCTCAAATGGTGAAAATAAAATATCCTATTATTCAAGGTGGAATGGCTCGAATTGCGGATAGTTCTTTGGCAGCAGCAGTATCTAATGCTGGAGGTCTAGGAATTATTACAGGAAATGCACCGGTAGAATGGGTAAGAGAGGAAATACGTAAAGCAAAGAAGCTTACAGATAAACCATTTGGAGTAAATATAATGTTACTTGGAGAAACTGCAGAGGCAGTAGCTAAAATGGTTTGTGAAGAAGGCGTTAAAGTAGTAACTACTGGGGCGGGTAATCCAGGAAAATACATAGATATGTGGAAGGAATATGATATAAAGGTTATACCTGTAGTTGCATCTGTAGCATTAGCTAAAAGAATGGAGAGAGCTGGTGTAGATGCTGTTATAGCAGAAGGATGTGAGTCAGGAGGTCATGTAGGTGAACTTACTACTATGGCATTAGTCCCACAAGTTGTAGATGCTGTAAGTATACCAGTAATTGCAGCAGGAGGAATAGGAGATGGAAGAGGAGTAGCAGCAGCATTTATGCTTGGAGTTGATGGAATACAAGTGGGAACAAGATTTTTAGTTGCTCATGAATGTATAGTTCCAGAGTCTTATAAGCAAAAAGTATTGAATGCAAAAGATATAGATACTCAAGTTACGGGAAGGCCTACTGGACATCCTGTTCGTGTTTTAAGAAATAAACTTACAAGACAATTTCAGTTACTTGAAAAAGAAGGAGCTCCACTTGAAAAGTATGAAGAATTAGGAAGAGGAGCACTTTCAAGAGCGGTAGTAGATGGAGATGTGGATAATGGTTCTGTAATGGCAGGACAAATATCAGGATTAGTATGCAAAGAACAAAGTTGTGAAGAAATAATACAGGAAATGTTTAGTGAAGCAGAAAAACATATATCAAGAGTAGAAAAGATGTTTGGAATTGAATAA
- the fabD gene encoding ACP S-malonyltransferase has product MNKIAFLFSGQGAQYVEMGKELYDNFDVCKNVFNDADKVLGFSISSMCFEGPEEELNKTENTQPAILTTSIAALRILESNGIKADVTAGLSLGEYSALVASGVLDFTEAVSLVKKRGKYMQEAVPQGVGAMAAIIGLDEDTIRKVCDDCKSIGIVEIANLNCPGQVVIAGEAKSLEIACEKLKEAGARKAVMLSVSGPFHTSMLKPAAEKLEKELQNVSIGNFSIPVITNVTGEVVDNKDEVKGYLKKQVMSTVFFEKSIRKMIDMGVDTFIEIGPGKVLSGFVKKIDRKANILNVQDVKSLESTIEKLKENI; this is encoded by the coding sequence ATGAATAAAATAGCTTTTTTATTTTCTGGCCAAGGAGCACAATATGTAGAAATGGGCAAAGAGCTATATGATAATTTTGATGTTTGCAAGAATGTATTTAACGATGCAGACAAAGTACTTGGATTCTCTATAAGTAGTATGTGTTTTGAAGGACCAGAAGAAGAATTAAATAAAACAGAAAACACACAACCAGCTATTTTAACTACGAGTATAGCTGCTTTGAGAATATTAGAAAGTAATGGAATAAAAGCGGATGTTACTGCAGGACTAAGTTTAGGAGAATATTCAGCACTTGTTGCTAGTGGTGTATTAGATTTTACAGAAGCAGTAAGTTTAGTAAAAAAAAGAGGAAAGTATATGCAAGAAGCAGTGCCACAGGGTGTAGGTGCTATGGCTGCTATTATAGGACTAGATGAAGATACAATAAGAAAAGTATGTGATGATTGTAAAAGTATAGGTATAGTTGAAATAGCTAATTTAAATTGTCCTGGTCAAGTAGTAATTGCAGGTGAAGCAAAATCACTAGAAATTGCATGTGAAAAGTTAAAGGAAGCAGGAGCTAGAAAAGCTGTAATGCTTTCTGTAAGTGGACCTTTTCATACATCCATGTTAAAACCAGCAGCAGAAAAATTAGAAAAGGAATTACAAAATGTATCTATAGGAAACTTTTCTATTCCTGTTATAACTAATGTTACAGGAGAAGTTGTGGATAATAAGGATGAAGTAAAAGGTTATTTAAAGAAACAAGTTATGAGTACAGTATTTTTTGAAAAAAGCATAAGAAAAATGATAGATATGGGTGTAGATACTTTTATAGAAATTGGACCTGGAAAAGTATTAAGTGGCTTTGTTAAGAAAATAGATAGAAAAGCTAATATTTTAAATGTTCAAGATGTGAAATCACTAGAAAGTACTATTGAAAAATTAAAGGAGAATATCTAA
- the fabG gene encoding 3-oxoacyl-[acyl-carrier-protein] reductase: MEDLKGKTVLVTGASRGIGKAIALKLAGLGANIVINYRSEPKSAEDLVEEIRSLGVKAEAVQADISSFEGAKNLTEKAVEAFGRIDILVNNAGITRDGLLLRMKEEDFDKVIEVNLKGTFNCIRHVSSVMLKQKCGKIINISSVVGIAGNAGQVNYSAAKAGIIGMTKSVARELASRNITVNAVAPGFIKTNMTEVLSDKAKETTLKGIPLKRFGTAEDVANVVAFLSLPYSDYITGHVINVDGGMVM, translated from the coding sequence ATGGAAGATTTAAAGGGTAAAACAGTATTAGTTACAGGTGCGAGCCGAGGCATTGGTAAAGCTATAGCACTTAAATTAGCTGGACTTGGAGCTAATATAGTAATTAATTATAGAAGTGAACCAAAGTCAGCAGAAGATTTAGTTGAAGAAATAAGATCCTTAGGTGTTAAAGCTGAAGCGGTTCAGGCAGATATTAGTTCTTTTGAAGGAGCTAAAAATCTTACAGAGAAGGCTGTTGAAGCTTTTGGAAGAATAGATATTCTTGTAAATAACGCAGGAATAACTAGAGATGGATTACTTCTTAGAATGAAAGAAGAAGACTTTGATAAAGTAATAGAAGTAAATTTAAAAGGCACATTTAATTGTATAAGGCATGTGAGTTCTGTAATGTTGAAGCAAAAGTGTGGTAAAATAATAAATATATCTTCTGTAGTAGGAATAGCAGGTAATGCTGGTCAAGTAAATTATTCTGCTGCAAAGGCTGGAATAATAGGAATGACTAAATCTGTAGCTAGAGAGCTTGCCTCAAGAAATATAACTGTAAATGCTGTAGCACCAGGGTTTATCAAAACCAATATGACAGAAGTTCTATCTGATAAAGCAAAAGAAACAACATTAAAAGGTATACCACTAAAACGATTTGGAACTGCTGAAGATGTAGCAAACGTAGTAGCATTTTTATCACTTCCATATTCAGATTATATTACTGGTCATGTGATAAATGTAGATGGCGGAATGGTTATGTAA
- the fabF gene encoding beta-ketoacyl-ACP synthase II, producing the protein MKKRVVITGLGAITPVGNDSNTFWDNIKNGVSGIDFIKCFDTEGFKAKLAAEVKDFDASEYLDRKEARRFDRFCQFAMVSAKEAIKDSNLDVENVNKERFGVVIGSGIGGIGTIEKEHSVLQEKGPNRITPLFIPMIISNMAAGNIAIKFGAKGPCSNIVTACATGTNCVGEAFSMIKNDLADIIIAGGAEACITPLSIAGFAAATTLSKSTDPKRASIPFDKERDGFVMGEGAGILILESLEHAQKRGAKIYAELVGYGFTCDAYHMTSPSPDGEGAARAMEMAIKQADINKEEVSYINAHGTSTPVNDKFETAAVKRVFGDNAKNIPISSTKSMTGHLLGAAGAIEAIVCVKALEEGIIPPTAGYKVQDEECDLDYVPNKARKADLKYVMSNSLGFGGHNAVILLKKWSE; encoded by the coding sequence ATGAAAAAAAGAGTAGTAATTACAGGACTTGGAGCGATAACTCCAGTTGGAAATGACTCAAATACATTCTGGGATAATATAAAGAATGGTGTTTCAGGTATAGATTTTATAAAATGTTTTGATACAGAAGGCTTTAAGGCAAAACTTGCAGCAGAAGTTAAAGATTTTGATGCAAGTGAATATTTGGACAGAAAAGAGGCAAGAAGATTTGATAGATTTTGCCAATTTGCTATGGTTTCAGCTAAGGAAGCTATAAAAGATTCTAATCTTGATGTTGAAAATGTAAATAAAGAAAGATTTGGAGTAGTCATTGGATCAGGTATAGGTGGAATAGGAACTATTGAAAAAGAACATTCAGTATTACAAGAAAAAGGGCCTAATAGAATAACTCCTTTATTTATACCAATGATTATAAGTAATATGGCAGCTGGAAATATAGCTATAAAGTTTGGAGCTAAAGGACCATGTTCTAATATAGTTACAGCATGTGCTACAGGTACAAATTGTGTTGGCGAGGCTTTTTCAATGATTAAAAATGATCTTGCTGATATAATAATAGCAGGAGGAGCTGAAGCATGCATTACTCCATTATCTATAGCTGGATTTGCTGCAGCAACTACATTAAGTAAAAGCACAGATCCCAAAAGAGCATCTATTCCTTTTGATAAGGAAAGAGATGGATTCGTAATGGGGGAAGGTGCTGGTATATTAATATTAGAATCTTTAGAACATGCTCAAAAAAGAGGAGCTAAAATTTATGCAGAATTAGTTGGATATGGTTTTACATGTGATGCTTATCATATGACATCACCATCACCAGATGGCGAAGGTGCTGCGAGAGCTATGGAAATGGCTATAAAACAAGCGGATATTAATAAAGAAGAAGTTTCTTATATCAATGCACATGGAACTAGTACACCAGTCAATGATAAGTTTGAAACAGCTGCTGTAAAGAGAGTTTTTGGGGATAATGCAAAAAATATACCTATAAGTTCTACAAAATCAATGACAGGTCATTTGCTTGGAGCAGCAGGAGCAATAGAAGCTATAGTATGTGTTAAAGCGTTAGAAGAGGGAATCATACCTCCTACAGCAGGATATAAAGTTCAAGATGAGGAATGTGATTTAGATTATGTTCCAAATAAAGCAAGAAAAGCTGATCTTAAATATGTTATGTCTAACTCTTTAGGTTTTGGTGGACATAATGCAGTAATTTTATTAAAAAAGTGGAGTGAGTAA
- the accB gene encoding acetyl-CoA carboxylase biotin carboxyl carrier protein, with amino-acid sequence MDFKAIEEMVKTMDNSKLGYLEVNWHGISIVMRKQGEPDCTRHKENSNILVEEKRLDIDEVVEEKKSEKKVKSETEGLQENKKDETMVKEDLNVKEIVSPIVGTFYRSSSPDKPAFVEVGTKVKKGDTLCIVEAMKLMNEIQSEVDGEVVEILVENNQMVEYGQSMFKIKAN; translated from the coding sequence ATGGACTTTAAAGCAATTGAAGAAATGGTTAAAACTATGGACAATTCTAAATTAGGTTATTTAGAAGTTAACTGGCATGGAATTTCTATAGTTATGAGAAAGCAGGGAGAACCTGATTGTACAAGACACAAAGAAAATAGTAATATATTAGTTGAAGAAAAAAGATTAGATATAGATGAAGTTGTAGAAGAAAAAAAATCAGAAAAAAAAGTTAAGAGTGAAACTGAAGGATTGCAAGAAAATAAAAAGGATGAAACTATGGTGAAGGAAGACTTAAATGTAAAAGAAATAGTATCACCAATAGTAGGAACTTTTTATAGATCATCAAGTCCAGATAAACCAGCTTTCGTAGAAGTAGGAACTAAAGTTAAAAAAGGAGACACACTTTGCATTGTAGAAGCTATGAAACTTATGAATGAAATTCAAAGTGAAGTAGATGGTGAAGTTGTTGAAATTTTAGTAGAAAATAATCAAATGGTTGAATACGGTCAGTCTATGTTTAAAATAAAGGCTAACTAG
- the fabZ gene encoding 3-hydroxyacyl-ACP dehydratase FabZ: protein MDSNVEFNVNLGIKEIKEIIPHRYPFLLIDKVTYMEPGKKVIAYKNVTMNEYFFQGHFPQEPVMPGVLIVESLAQAGAVAILSQENFKGKIAYFGGINKAKFRKKVVPGDILRLEVEMIKIKGPAGIAKGIAYVDDKKACEAEVMFMIGDASV from the coding sequence ATGGACAGTAACGTAGAGTTTAATGTTAATCTAGGAATAAAAGAAATAAAAGAAATTATTCCACATAGATATCCCTTTTTATTAATAGATAAGGTAACGTATATGGAGCCAGGTAAAAAGGTAATAGCTTACAAAAATGTGACTATGAATGAGTATTTTTTTCAGGGACATTTTCCACAGGAACCTGTAATGCCTGGAGTACTTATTGTGGAATCATTGGCTCAAGCAGGAGCAGTTGCTATATTGAGTCAAGAAAATTTTAAAGGTAAAATTGCTTACTTTGGAGGAATAAATAAGGCTAAGTTTAGAAAAAAAGTAGTTCCAGGAGATATACTAAGATTAGAAGTAGAAATGATAAAAATTAAAGGGCCTGCAGGCATAGCTAAAGGCATAGCATATGTGGATGATAAGAAGGCTTGTGAAGCTGAAGTAATGTTTATGATAGGTGATGCAAGTGTTTAG
- a CDS encoding acetyl-CoA carboxylase biotin carboxylase subunit yields the protein MFSKILIANRGEIAVRIIRACREMGIETVAVYSEADRDALHTQLADEAVCIGPAAAKDSYLNIQNIISATVLTGAEAIHPGFGFLSENSKFAKMCEECNITFIGPNADCIDDMGNKSNARDIMIKAKVPIVPGSKGAIKDEKQLLKIAKEIGYPVMVKASAGGGGRGIRVVYSEKDLIKDYENAKAEAEAAFGDGTIYVEKFIENPRHVEIQILGDNYGNVVYLGERDCSMQRRNQKVLEEAPCPIMTKELRAKMGETAVRAAKTVEYNSAGTIEFLLDKNMDFYFMEMNTRIQVEHPITEMVTGVDLIKEQIKIAAGEPLSFAQEDIEIKGHAIECRINAEDASKNFMPSPGKIEGLYLPGGFNVRIDSAVYSGYKIPPYYDSMIAKLIVYGKDREEAIWKMRRALGEFIIEGVKTNIDFQFELINDENFIKGTYDTRFIENKVKSS from the coding sequence GTGTTTAGTAAAATATTAATTGCAAATAGAGGCGAAATAGCAGTTAGGATTATAAGAGCTTGCAGAGAGATGGGTATAGAAACTGTAGCGGTTTACTCTGAGGCAGATAGAGATGCACTACATACCCAACTAGCAGATGAAGCTGTATGTATAGGTCCTGCTGCAGCAAAGGATAGTTACCTAAACATACAGAATATTATAAGTGCTACAGTACTTACAGGAGCAGAAGCTATTCATCCAGGCTTCGGGTTTCTATCTGAAAATAGTAAGTTTGCAAAAATGTGTGAAGAGTGTAATATTACATTTATAGGACCAAATGCTGATTGTATAGATGACATGGGAAATAAGTCTAATGCTAGAGATATTATGATAAAGGCAAAGGTACCTATAGTTCCAGGCTCTAAAGGTGCAATAAAAGATGAAAAGCAGTTATTAAAAATTGCAAAGGAAATAGGTTATCCTGTAATGGTAAAGGCATCCGCTGGCGGTGGAGGAAGAGGTATAAGGGTAGTTTACTCAGAAAAAGATCTTATAAAGGATTATGAAAATGCCAAAGCAGAAGCAGAAGCAGCATTTGGAGATGGAACTATATATGTTGAAAAGTTCATAGAGAATCCAAGACATGTAGAAATTCAAATACTTGGAGATAACTATGGCAATGTAGTATATCTTGGGGAAAGAGATTGTTCCATGCAAAGAAGAAATCAAAAGGTACTAGAAGAAGCACCATGTCCTATAATGACAAAAGAGCTTAGAGCAAAAATGGGAGAAACAGCAGTTAGAGCAGCAAAAACAGTTGAATATAATAGCGCAGGTACTATAGAATTTTTGCTTGATAAAAATATGGATTTTTACTTTATGGAAATGAACACTAGAATACAAGTAGAACATCCTATAACAGAAATGGTAACTGGAGTGGATTTAATAAAAGAACAGATTAAGATTGCAGCAGGTGAACCATTAAGCTTTGCTCAAGAAGACATAGAGATAAAAGGTCATGCTATAGAGTGTAGAATAAATGCTGAAGATGCTTCTAAAAACTTTATGCCATCTCCGGGAAAAATTGAAGGTTTATATTTGCCAGGTGGCTTTAATGTTAGGATTGATAGTGCGGTATATTCAGGATATAAAATACCTCCATACTATGATTCTATGATAGCAAAACTCATTGTATATGGTAAGGATAGAGAAGAAGCTATATGGAAAATGAGAAGAGCCTTAGGAGAATTTATTATAGAGGGAGTTAAAACGAATATTGATTTTCAGTTTGAACTTATAAATGATGAAAATTTTATAAAAGGAACTTATGATACAAGATTTATTGAGAATAAAGTTAAGAGTTCATAG
- the accD gene encoding acetyl-CoA carboxylase, carboxyltransferase subunit beta produces the protein MLNNLFKKTKYITVSQQSLRKADEETKPSIPNGMWIKCDGCGKVLYKNDLEDSNQVCKQCGHHFRMDARERIKYIIDRNTFEEFDKKITSTNPLNFKGYEEKIKKMQNATELNEAVVTGKGTIFGEEVVICVMDSHFMMGSMGSVVGEKIARAVEMAIELKRPIVIFTTSGGARMQEGMFSLMQMAKVSAALGKLSEAGLLYITVLTDPTTGGVTASFAMLGDIILSEPGALIGFAGKRVIEQTIGEKLPEGFQRAEFLLEHGFIDSIVHRNDLKGTLKKILMIHDKNR, from the coding sequence TTGTTAAATAATCTATTTAAGAAGACAAAATATATTACTGTAAGTCAACAGTCATTAAGAAAAGCAGATGAAGAAACTAAACCTAGCATTCCTAATGGTATGTGGATAAAATGTGATGGTTGCGGAAAAGTTTTATACAAAAATGATCTTGAAGATAGTAACCAAGTATGTAAGCAATGTGGCCACCATTTTAGGATGGATGCAAGAGAAAGAATAAAATATATAATCGATAGAAATACATTTGAAGAATTTGATAAAAAGATAACTTCAACAAACCCACTGAATTTTAAAGGATATGAAGAAAAAATAAAAAAAATGCAAAATGCTACAGAATTAAATGAGGCTGTGGTTACAGGCAAAGGAACTATTTTTGGTGAAGAAGTAGTTATTTGTGTTATGGATAGTCATTTTATGATGGGAAGTATGGGTTCTGTAGTTGGTGAAAAAATTGCAAGAGCTGTAGAAATGGCAATAGAACTTAAACGACCTATAGTAATTTTTACTACTTCTGGTGGTGCTAGAATGCAAGAAGGTATGTTTTCACTTATGCAAATGGCTAAAGTAAGTGCAGCACTAGGAAAATTAAGTGAAGCAGGCCTTTTATATATAACTGTACTTACAGATCCAACTACAGGAGGTGTAACAGCTAGTTTTGCTATGCTTGGAGATATTATACTTTCTGAACCAGGAGCTTTAATTGGTTTTGCTGGCAAGAGGGTTATAGAACAAACTATAGGTGAAAAGTTGCCAGAAGGTTTTCAAAGAGCAGAATTTTTATTGGAACATGGATTTATAGATAGTATAGTTCATAGAAATGATTTAAAAGGAACCCTTAAAAAAATACTTATGATTCATGATAAAAATAGGTAG
- a CDS encoding acetyl-CoA carboxylase carboxyltransferase subunit alpha codes for MEKLEKVQRILSKKLDNKTAWEKLSLARMIERPTALDYIQRIFDSFIEFHGDRCFSDDASVVGGIALLDGIPVTIVAHQKGRNTAENIKRNFGSPHPEGYRKGLRLMKQAEKFGRPIICMVDTQGAYCGKGAEERGQGEAIAKNLLEMSKLKTPIISIVIGEGGSGGALAFAVADDVWMLENSVYSVLSPEGFASILWKDSSRAKEAAEVMKITAKDLKEYGIIDKVIKEPSGGAHKDVEKMAASIKEELIEKISVLKKQSIEELLDERYSKFRNMGKYLE; via the coding sequence ATGGAGAAATTAGAGAAAGTACAGCGTATTTTAAGCAAAAAACTTGATAATAAAACTGCTTGGGAAAAACTATCTTTAGCTAGGATGATAGAAAGACCTACAGCGTTAGATTATATACAAAGAATATTTGATTCCTTCATAGAATTTCATGGAGATAGATGTTTTTCAGATGATGCATCAGTAGTTGGAGGTATAGCATTATTAGATGGAATTCCTGTAACTATAGTAGCACATCAAAAAGGAAGAAATACAGCAGAGAACATAAAACGAAATTTTGGATCTCCACATCCTGAAGGGTATAGAAAAGGTTTAAGGCTCATGAAACAGGCTGAAAAGTTTGGAAGGCCAATAATATGTATGGTGGATACGCAAGGTGCTTACTGTGGAAAAGGAGCAGAAGAAAGAGGCCAGGGAGAAGCTATAGCTAAAAATCTTTTGGAAATGTCAAAATTAAAAACTCCCATAATTTCAATTGTAATTGGAGAAGGTGGAAGTGGTGGTGCATTAGCATTTGCAGTAGCGGATGATGTATGGATGCTAGAAAATTCAGTATACTCTGTACTATCTCCAGAAGGATTTGCAAGTATATTATGGAAAGATTCTTCACGTGCTAAGGAAGCAGCGGAAGTTATGAAAATAACAGCTAAAGATTTAAAAGAATATGGTATTATAGATAAAGTAATAAAAGAACCTTCAGGAGGAGCACATAAAGATGTAGAAAAAATGGCTGCATCTATAAAGGAAGAGTTAATTGAAAAAATTAGTGTACTAAAAAAACAATCTATAGAAGAATTATTAGATGAAAGGTACAGTAAATTTAGAAATATGGGAAAATATCTGGAGTAG